The genomic interval tagaaaattgaaaatttggttaagttttgtgttttggtccactttacccctaaagtatcatagatattgctttcatacttggaacactcgcaaactatcataagggtacagtaaaaggacaagttgcataactctggttgtcatttttacggaattatggcccttttttgacttagtaactttgaatatatggttaaattttgtgtttcgatccactttacttctaaaggatcaaggctattgctttcaaactgcaaattctttcatgctatcatgaggttactgtacctagcaagttgaattttaccttgacctttgaatgaccttgactctcaaggtcaaattattaatttttgcttaaattgccataacttctttatttatgattagatttgattgatactttgacaaaactactcttatctgacaaaccacaatagactccacccaaaccatccctcgtgcccccccctcccccccccccccccgaatcccccccctaattttttttttttaaagatcatctcacaaatgaccaccacaccctcacactatacccccccctaccccaccccccaatttttttttgaaacggttaaaaacacaaatattttttttaattattttatgtttgaaataccgtccaaccatcgcacccaagaatttcccccccaccccccccttcCCCCCGAATTCCcctcccctatttttttttttcttttaagatcatctcacaaatgactaccacaccctaacactataccccccaccccaccacccccaatgtttttttttgaaactgttaaaaaacacaaatatttatttttattatttaatgtttgaaataccgtccaaccatcgcaccaaagaaacccccccccccccccccctgaaatttttttttgcaatttttttgcattttttttccccgcatttttggaagataatgttataaatgtccacacccccacactatacacccctcttctttccacccctccctcctttgtgattgaaaatgagagtcccttcacctttaaaaagaaaatagatgagcggtctgcacccgcaaggcggtgctcttgtttttaaattggtACGGGTCCGGTTCATTTTGGGAATTAGTCCATAGgtcattgggaacgggtccgtttaccggacccgtccaaagaaggaaaaaaaacactgcttcaAAAGCTGGACTTCCCACCACTCCAAGACCGACAACAGGCCCACAGACTGACACTCTTGTACAAGGTGGTGAAAGGGCGCGTACCAGTCATCCCAATTGAATACTACCTTAAGCCACTAAGGCCTAAACGTACAATCAGGGCTAAGAAATATGAGGACTATAAACATCAGAACTTCGTGTGCAATCAAGTGAACAATAACTCTCAGTGCTTTCAAATAATTCCAGCAACAACTAATACATTTAAAAGCTCTTTCTTTGTGAGAACTATGCCTGAGTGGAATAAACTTAGTGACGATATTGTGAATTCTCAAACTATAGAAACTTTCAAAACCAGAGTTTTCCAACATCAATAGTGTCAAATCGCCCACTCACTTCCGTTGAGTAAAAGCCAGAATTTGTATCTTCGACGTAAGTTAACTATCCAGATCCAGATGAGGTCCATGTAGTAATCCTGTATCCTCGAGTGTCCGGTTTTGACGCCTATAAGCAGTctgttgaagttttgttgctcTAACCGTAGTATCAGCCCTCTTAATATATGCATCTAAATTTTGAGGGTGAACAAATACACAAATTCGCATGCCAATGTATAGTTAAATGTATACTCTTTGACATTAcaatgaaaactgcatttaaatctgcAATGCTTTGACAAAATATTGGCTATATAAGACTTGGCTCTCTGTTGTATTCTTTTTCATGTTCAATTGTCTCTTAGTATCGGCCctttctgattggttgctaagatttgtaCTTATGCGCTTGTGCTTGTTCTGAAAAAAGTAacttaatggaaaaacaaaactcttgcgcatgttgttcttaaaatatttatatatttttattgaaaataagaggcatataaaacatttgataaagctattATTAATCAATGAtcaaactaacataattgtgtgacacattattaaaaatcaaagcatcaccctggaataaacatgacctactgtccaacaaacaataaaatcatgAGATAATCATCAAATACATTACAACTTGTAAAAACTTGAAAAAACATACTAATCCAGCCTTGCATATATCTATCATTACAGGAACAGATTTGTTAATAGAAGTTTTGCATGGTCACTTTCTTGAAGATGAATAGCCAAGACACTGACATGGAAGGTAATTCATCAACGCATGGGTAGGGTCATTATAACCTTTGCTGTTCATGTGTGTGCACATGTACCGATAAACAATTTCACAATATAGAAGAACTTGTTCAAAGACTTGTTTAAAGATTATCGTATTTTTGAAATCAGTTTATATAGTGCTAACAAAGTTGAAATAtttgtaaagttatttaaacattttaataacaagGAAAAAGATTACAAAAAATGGGCTTACCCTGGGGTCCAAATGCGGGGCCTTATGAATGGAAACGTTTGTTTACCTGGAATGGAGGCCATATTGTGCCAGGCACTTGAAAAATATTTCCCTTGTTTTATACAAAAAGATCAAAATTTGCTGTTTCAGCTCTGTTAACTCATTCACTTTTTACAGAATCTTCACCAAACTCTCCAGATATTGGGTATATTTTTTTACAACAGGCACATATTTATGCTAATGAACTGTTTTACTATAAAACTTTTATCTGCCTTACATACACACTGATTCTCAGTTAATTAGTGCTATCTTTCATACTGAATTTGTCTTACTAATCTCTATCGGCTGTTCTGATGTCAGACAGATTTcagtttgcaaaaaaataattgttatttttgcCTTCCAGGCCTATTTGGTGTTCTATTCACAATATTTGAAGAAGCTAAAGGACCTCTGTCCGTAGGCAACCTTTGTGCTACTACAGAAGGTCTTAGAAGCAAAGAAGAGTCAGTAGCGAAAGCAGTCAAAGCAATGTGCGATAATGACATTTTGACTGTATCTGACAATAAATATATGCTTAAAGAGAGGGTGTCTCAATTAGATAATGGTAAGTAATTGCCTTTGTCTGGTGCATATTGCGTGTTGTGTGTTATTAAAACAATGCCTAATATATATGTTACTGACATTTCATTACcagttaatattaaattgttaacTGATATTAATTTTGGATAGTTTTTGTGAAAATTAATATCAACATTATAgatgcttataacaataatatgATTTAACACATTAATAATAGATAGCCTTTGGTTTATTCTTTACACTTAACACTTACTCTGTAAATTTTACCTATCAGCTTCATAGTAAAACCAGGATTGACACTTAAGTCAAAATATTTCTCAGATGATGAGCATTTCCTAATTAAAATGGCCTTGTGCTGAATTAAATAAGTGTACAATTAAAAACTATTGCATATGATGGAACACTGTTTTATAGATAAAGGAAATGCAACAATCAGAAGGGCATCCTACCAGAATAAAGTTGAAAGCTCTGGTAGATCTCCAGTCAGACCAGTTGCTAGTGGGGAGGCTAGATCTCAAGGCTGTACCCCTGCATTCTCTAGTGGTACTGACCTCGATACTGCAAGGCTCCAGTCGTTCAGTGTTGGCCAAGATTCAGCCATAGTATTAAGAACCGACAGAGCTGTAGGTGGGTACATTATGACATGCTTTTTGATGACATTTCATTGCAGTTTGTAATATCATATTAGTGCTAGTATAAAAATGTCACACATGTTCTTAACATTAGTTGGATTATATCATAAGTTTTTTAATACAGCTACATTCTGCAAATGTATGCTAGAACTTGCAAGTGAAAACTTTATATGTATGAGGAATAGTTATTCTTCAATTAATTTCACATTTTAGGTCATCTGAGTGCAAACTTCTCACGAcaagctttttatgtcccccattactatagtgggggacatattgtttttgccctgtctgttggttggtttgttggttggttggtttgtgtgtttgtttgtgcaaactttaacatttgcaataacttttgcaatattgaagttggcaaattcatatttggcatgcatgtgtatctcatagagctgcacattttgagtggtgaaaggtcaaggtcaaggtcatcattcaaggtcaaaggtcaaatatacggggacatagtgtttcacaaacacatcccttgtttTATCTTCTGCTGTCTGCCTTTACAAAACTGTACTGGCCTCGTTTATTgcttaatcttcatgaaacttgcataGAGCATATGTTCCAATAATATATGTTGAACTTCGAAATGGGGTCAGATAACATGAATTGCTAggcaataaaattaaaataaaataaaaaaaaggcttgtgaattctctagagtccacatttataaCCCAATCatctttaaacttaaacaaaacatttgtgctgatgatatctcagctgagtttgaaaacgaTTCTGGTCTGTTGGATACCACGCTGGCCAGGGGTTGGTGCAGTTTTGCTTTAATGGCTTCATTAAAACCTTGTGAATACTTTAGATGATGCATTTATTGCCAAATGTTCTTAAAACTAGCAAAGAAAATTAATCCTAATGAAATATCGGCCATGTTTGCAAATGGTTATGGTctgtagaaaaacatggctgccagggggaagGCAGTTTCCCTAATATGGTGTTTATGAAACCTTCTGAACACCTTTTAAGTTATactgttttgattttttatgtcccccaccactatagtgggggacatattgtatttaccctgtctgttggtttgtttgtttgttggtttgcatcaaactttaacatttgccataacttttgcaattatgaagttagcaacttcatatttggcatgcatgtgtatctcatggagctgcacattttgagtgttgaaaagtcaaggtcatccattaaggtcaaaggtcaaatatattggtcaaaatcgctcattttatatacactttttcaatattgaagatagcaacttgatatttggcatacatgtgtatctcatgaagctgcacattctgagtggtgaaagtttaAGGTCAAACATGTCTCCCACCACTATAGTTGGTGACAtatttttttgccctgtctgttggtttgtttgttggtttgcgtcaaactttaacatttgccataacttttgcaatattgaagttagcaacttcatatttggcatgcatgtgtatctcatggagctgcacattttgagtggtgaaaggtcaaggtaaaggtcatccattaaggtcaaaggtcaaatttatgggtcgaaattgctcattttatatgcacttttgcaatattgaagatagcaacttgatatttggcatgcatgtgtatttaatggagctgcacattttgagcggtgaaaggtcaaggtcatccttcaaggtcaaagaaccaatatatgggggggacattgtgtttcacaaacacatcttgtttatcatgaaacttgctggtgatgtttgttgttatgttaaaaattggttctggtccattgaaaaacatggttgccaaagGGGGTTGGGCGGTTTTCCTTATTGATTTAGTAAAACACTCTAGAGTTTATACATTTATcacccaatgttcatgaaacatgCATATAACATTTGCCCCTTCTTGTATATGAAATACAGGAAGTATGGTGTGGTTTATTATTTAAGTACAAAATTCATAAAGAAATGTAAAAGTCATTTCTGTTCTGTTTTTTGAAAACTTGAAATTCAATTTGaggtgatttttttatttttattggaaCAGCTGCTTCATTACATATGTTTACTAGATGAGTGGATATGACGTCCAAGCAGATTGCATAGTTATAGTCTGTGAGAAAATCCTTAATGTAATTGCAAAAAAATGGATATTGCTAAGTCAAATACTGCTGCTCACATTCAGTTCAGACATGAATCTTgttaaaacattgtatttttaaccagcttttccgaaggaaaaaactggttattagattggcgaatgtcggcaggctggagggcgggcggaacaagcttgtccgggccataactttgtcgttcattgtgagattttaagatcatttggcacaattgttcaccatcattagacggtgtgtggcacgaaagaattacgtcaatatctccaaggtcaaggtcacactttgagttgaaaggtcaaaaatggccataaatgaggttGTCTgcgccataactatgtcattcgttgtgagatttttaaatcatttggcacatttgttcaccatcacacgccgacggtgtgtcgcacgaaagaatcatgtcaatatcttcaaggtcaaggtcgccacgactaaaaattaatttattttgaaacaaaggtggataattttgtttgttcagttcaaaagttcagtttaagttttctccctttatcagacttttttcacaatgaaatcctggttttgtgacaaattTGTCCCTTGTTTACACTGAATTGATTAGACATTGATCACATGGAAATAGGCATTTATGATCAATTGATAAACCTCGTAATTTAATGATCAAAAGTTAAATTATGTCAAAACGTTATGTTAATTTTTCAGGATGACTCATATTTTTGTCTCTTGAACAATGATCAAATATGAATTAACTCTGTCTTAGAAGATTTTActtttaaagtcactatcacgctcaccaatacatacggctactgtattatgctatatataaacattcaacaacaaatagtaccatacgatggttaattacaataggaagaccctaaaaacaagtaacattgatgtaaaaacgttatattacaagcatttgGCAAGTTTTAAgtatctaaatatctaaatatcgttccacgatgtaatctactttcgcctttgagtcaggatcggattcattcgggttgcgttcatttgcataatttatacaagccattttcgcattcgctaagttccagttacccagaattcattttgatttcacagaatgattattcatgagagctacgtcatgcttccgacgcttaccgtatccaatctcgtgttcgcccgtaaatgttcggatatttcacgggagatataaatggaattatttgtggccacaaaaaataaaaactagcattttgtatctcgttcaaTCAATTCAACCAGACAACATCTTACGttgaaatttttattttgctaaaaggaacattgatttgtttatgggttagctttatttaacgaaatattcaatattttttagcgtgattgttactttaatttGTACTATCCACTAGATTTAAATTCCTAATTATGACAAAGTACTTTTTTCCTTCTTAATTCAATTAAAATGTTGATGTTATATTTGAAATAGGCAATTTATAGCAAGCTCAATATAGCAGTCATTATTGTCCAGTTTATATGCAATATACTGtaaatataattgaaattgaTTTGCAAAGaagaataaaacttaaaaaataaaaaaaatcatttcaaaagTAAAACTCAAAATCAAACaatgtaaattaataatattgtgaaaatataaacaaatttgaGTGGCTTATTCCTTGTGTGTCTGTAACAACGTGAGAACATCTCTTTCTAATCGAAGGCATAcagtttttcataaaattttgAGGGATGTTCGTCACCCTTCCACAAGGGCCTACACTTTGTGACTTTTTCTATTGCAACAATTTTAAACTTGATTTCtcagttataaataaatattttgatttaaaattgtacatgtgatcatttgttCCTACATTGTGTGCAATCACAGGATTAAAGCATTCATCCCTGACGATTGGACCCTTAAGCAGGTGGGTGAAGGCAGCCTGCAACATGCCAATTGCACGGTTGCATCATACAGAATATTCATGCTAGCcatattgttattttaatgaatgttatgttttcctggtcTAAGAATCCACCTAGAATGTTGAAatcgaaataaaaatataattatatagcgTTTCACAATTTCCACATGCAAAATGATGAAATGATACCTACCCTTTATGCTAAAGCATCCAATCATCAAGAGTGAATGATTTTATCGCGAGCTTGCACAGTGTGTAGTCAAATAATATCATGTAcaatcttaaaataatttttttattcataagtgagatattcaagtttaaaaagtgTTGTGTAAGGAAAGTCTATAAGCTACatatttgtttttcagttacatcTAGGAATGAGAGTTCAACTTCCATGACAGTGTTGGGTTCAGATAAGGACCAGTATTTTGGTAAATATAAaactcatataaaaaatataattgtatttaatgttaTCACATGGCTATGGTTGACCATGGACCTGTATCTGCATAACTTCATCAGTATTGAAAATGTCACATTTTTATGtcctcctcctacactataagcactagagccttgaaacttacacacatggtagctatgagcatatgtgcgaccctgcactatttggaattttgatctgacccctgggtgaagagttatgggggttggggtggggctgggtcatagattttcactcatttgtatgccccctaaggagggcatatagtgatccgaCCGTCTGTCCTTCCTTcgcactttgcgttaaggtttcacgaaaaatgctcataacttctatgtcacttcagatagcaacttgatatttggcatgcatgtgtatctcatggagcttcacattttgagtggtgaaaggtcaaggtcatggcttcaaagcggcacagaagggggattgtgtttctgacaaacacatctcttgtttttttatattttacattaacttcatcatttctacaccgatttacttcaaattgatactgaacttttcttatgacaatacagtcaatctcaactatgcatggccccattaccaaccctcggGTGCCCCtaccacatagaccacgcccacccaaatttgccttttactttaatttcttcatttctacaccgattcacttcaaattgatactgaacctctcttatgacaatacggtctatctcaactatgcatggccccattaccaaccctggggcgcccctcccACACAGACCACATCCACTCAAAATgaccttttactttaatttcttcattcCTACACCAaatcacttcaaattgatactgaacttttctaatcacaatacggtcaatctcaactatgcatggccccataaccaaccttggggagccccgcccacataggtcacacaaccccaaattgccttttactataattatttcatttctacAAAGATTTACTTCTGATTGTGCCCCTcaaagaagaggtggtatattgttttgcacatgtcggtccgtccgtatgtccgtccgtccaccagatggattctggatgataactcaagaacgcttaggcctaggatcatgaaacttcataggtacatttatcatgactcgcaaatgacccctattgattttgaggtcactaggtcaaaggtcaaggtgacccaaaatagtaaaatggtttccggatgatagctcaagaacgcttatgccttggatcatgaaacttcattggaacattgatcatgactcgcaaatgacccctattgattttcaggtcacaaggtcaaaggtcaaccaaaatagtaaaatggtttccggatgataactcaagaacgcttatgcctaggatcatgaaacttcataggtacattaatcatgactcgcagatgacccctactgattttcaggtcactaggtcaagggtcaaggtcacagtgacccgaaatagtacaatggtttccagatgataactcaagaacgcttatgcctaggatcaagaaacttaatgggtacattgatcatgactcgcagatgacccctattgattttcaggtcactaggtcaaaggtcatggtcatggtgactcgaaatagtaaacggtttctggatgattactcaagaacgcttatgcctaggatcatgaaacatcataggtacattgatcatgactcgcagatgatcccttgtgattttcaggtcactaggataaaggtcaaggtcatggtgacccgaaatagtaaaacattttccggctgataactcaagaacgcttacgcctaggatcatgaaacttcataggtacattgatcatgactcgcagatgaagcctattgactttcaggtcactaggtcaaaggtcaaggtcacggtgacttgacaaagtaaaatggtttccggataactcaagaatgcttacgcctaggatcatgaaacttcataggtacattaatcatgactcgcagatgacccttactgattttcatgtcactaggtcaaaggtcaaggtcacagtgacaaaaagcatattcacacaatggctgccactacaactgacagcccatatgaggggcatgcatgttttacaaacagcccttgttgatactgaacttctcttatgacaatacggtcaatctcaactatgcttggccccattaccaaccctggggcgccccgcccatatgggccacacccacccaaaattgccttgtACTATATCTCcgtcatttctacaccgattcacttctaattgatactgaacttttcttatgacattaggtcaatctcaactaattatggccccattaccaaccctggggcgccctgcccacataggccacacccaccaaaaattgccttttactattatttcttcgtTTCTGAACCAATTCAcgtctaattgatactgaacttttcgtATGACAAtttggtcaatctcaactatgtatggccccatttccaaccctggggcgccctgcccccATAGGccccacccacccaaaattgccttttactataacttcttcatttctacacagattcacttctaattgatactgaacttctcctatgacaatacggtcaatctcaactatgcatggccccattaccaaccctggggcgcccctgggtcaaacatgcggcgtgagGATACGCGTCGGATTCTGcggcgccatttctagttcaagttattttcatccaattttcaccaaacttggtcagatgttgcaTCTAGATGTCTTGGTCAAGTTGGActttgggtcatgccgggtaaaaaactaggtaacggggtcacttaatgcgttttaaacattgagcatggtgtgtgctctctaattcaagtaattttcatcccatcttcacaaaacttggtcagaagttgtatctagatgatgtctaggttaagatcaaacatgggccataccgggtcaaaaactaggtcacggggtaacttagtgtgttttaaacattcagcatggtgtccgctctctaattcaagtagttttcatccaatatcttcaccaaacatggtcagaagttttatcttgatgatctctatgccaagtttgaacatgggccatgccgtgcaaaatactaggtcacgggtcacttaatgcgttttttaACATCCAGCATGGTGTCTCTACTTCAAGTAgatcgatcttcaccaaatttggtcagaagttgtttctagttGATGTGTCGGTTAAGATCAAACATGTgccataccgggtcaaaaactaggtcacggggtcacttagtgcgtttaaaacattgagcatggtgtccgctgttttttgtgaagacaacatgcaaaatattcggtgtcaatgcagcatatgggggtattcgtcacttctgtgacaaagctctagtttatctTTAACTATGCAAAAGACCTACTAGGCAATGTGTAAGAATTAACAAAAGCTACTTTGGTAAAGCTTTGATGAgaaaattgtaacatattttgattttatttattgtaacatattttgattttattttcagacaTAATGACAAAAATTGTAGAATATATGAAGAAACAATGCAAGCCTGTTAAGGCACACCTTGTTGCCAAAGCAATAGACATCGGTTCAACTAAAAGCGATGTCAATAGATATTTATATTGTCTGGAGAAAAATGGAGTGCTTGAAAAGATTGGGGGGAAGGAAtggcaaataaaaacaaaatcagatGGTATGTTTATTAATCATTTGCTTGGGTTGCAGGGGCTTTGTGGATATTGTGTCTCCCTGTAACCAACCCTGGGAATGCTCTAGAGATTTTATCATAATTCACCAAGTTCTTGTTCTGCCAAGGGAAAAACCCTCCATAGTGTCTTTGTTAGCCTCAAGCTTTAATTACTGACAAGCTAATATAAATTGttcaaaactaataatttggaaagtgtttttttttgcagaaCCTTTTATTCACCCCAGTACAACATACTATATCAGGTGTAATTAATAAAGtaattaagtaatacaaaatCCCACAGAGGgtcgtatttaaaaaaatgacca from Dreissena polymorpha isolate Duluth1 chromosome 1, UMN_Dpol_1.0, whole genome shotgun sequence carries:
- the LOC127833587 gene encoding uncharacterized protein LOC127833587 isoform X1 translates to MVTFLKMNSQDTDMEGLFGVLFTIFEEAKGPLSVGNLCATTEGLRSKEESVAKAVKAMCDNDILTVSDNKYMLKERVSQLDNDKGNATIRRASYQNKVESSGRSPVRPVASGEARSQGCTPAFSSGTDLDTARLQSFSVGQDSAIVLRTDRAVVTSRNESSTSMTVLGSDKDQYFDIMTKIVEYMKKQCKPVKAHLVAKAIDIGSTKSDVNRYLYCLEKNGVLEKIGGKEWQIKTKSDVSEQDLDKYASVMAGKLSSTSKAHKSNSTTEMDGGCVCPKRGPSCNHYHITNNIQNNVIIGDRIAKSDALENPGS
- the LOC127833587 gene encoding uncharacterized protein LOC127833587 isoform X2, coding for MGLFGVLFTIFEEAKGPLSVGNLCATTEGLRSKEESVAKAVKAMCDNDILTVSDNKYMLKERVSQLDNDKGNATIRRASYQNKVESSGRSPVRPVASGEARSQGCTPAFSSGTDLDTARLQSFSVGQDSAIVLRTDRAVVTSRNESSTSMTVLGSDKDQYFDIMTKIVEYMKKQCKPVKAHLVAKAIDIGSTKSDVNRYLYCLEKNGVLEKIGGKEWQIKTKSDVSEQDLDKYASVMAGKLSSTSKAHKSNSTTEMDGGCVCPKRGPSCNHYHITNNIQNNVIIGDRIAKSDALENPGS